In Hyphomicrobiales bacterium, a single window of DNA contains:
- a CDS encoding peptidoglycan DD-metalloendopeptidase family protein, producing the protein MLLFIRHLLLLTALFAGLSAGAGAQTATPSADPAQDLKALEEQLAAAKQSQAALVRRMVEAIRAQEDASSRLVTLAATARQQEAQLAKTTARLDKLQTDNAKALLALARKRESLSKLLAGLQRLEQNPPPALVVSPGDVLQALRGAMMFGAVIPDLRRDMDELRTALKDVEAIRLALQTEKQKGADALAALEGTRAEVAAAVSERQAAAADIALALTGERAKSDALSAEAKTLQDLVAVLDRQRTEDLRRQQVEAEARVKAEAERLAREEAARLAAEEARQKALDRPRVAFAKSMGQLDYPVQGTLWRGYGTDNGLDGKTSGIFLAAQPGAQVLAPADGEIVFAGAFHSYDQLVILNAGEGYLVLLAGMHEISAQQGQSVRAGEPVGIMGDKPAKMLLAANLTTAAAPVLYVEFRKHNEPVDPSPWWRDGGKEAMR; encoded by the coding sequence ATGCTGCTGTTCATCCGACATCTCCTGCTGCTCACCGCGCTTTTCGCGGGGCTGTCGGCTGGCGCGGGGGCTCAGACGGCAACGCCATCTGCTGACCCGGCCCAGGACCTGAAGGCGCTGGAGGAGCAGCTTGCCGCCGCCAAACAGAGCCAGGCCGCACTGGTGCGGCGCATGGTGGAAGCCATCCGGGCGCAGGAGGATGCCTCCTCGCGGCTCGTCACCCTCGCGGCCACGGCGCGCCAACAGGAAGCCCAACTCGCCAAGACCACGGCGCGGCTCGACAAGTTGCAGACCGACAATGCCAAGGCGCTGCTGGCGCTGGCACGGAAACGGGAATCCCTGTCGAAACTGCTGGCTGGCCTGCAACGGCTGGAACAAAATCCGCCACCTGCCCTGGTGGTCTCGCCAGGCGATGTGCTGCAGGCGCTGCGCGGCGCCATGATGTTCGGCGCAGTCATTCCCGACCTTCGCCGCGACATGGATGAATTGCGCACCGCCCTCAAGGACGTGGAAGCAATCCGGCTTGCCCTGCAAACCGAAAAGCAGAAGGGGGCGGATGCCCTTGCGGCGCTGGAGGGAACCCGTGCCGAGGTCGCTGCGGCCGTCTCCGAACGGCAGGCGGCCGCCGCCGATATCGCCCTCGCCCTGACGGGCGAACGGGCGAAATCCGATGCCCTTTCTGCCGAAGCAAAGACCTTGCAGGACCTCGTCGCCGTCCTTGACCGGCAGCGGACGGAGGATCTCCGCCGTCAGCAGGTGGAAGCGGAGGCGCGCGTGAAGGCCGAGGCGGAACGCCTCGCACGCGAGGAAGCCGCCCGGCTTGCCGCCGAAGAGGCGCGCCAGAAGGCCCTGGACCGTCCGCGCGTGGCCTTTGCCAAGTCCATGGGACAACTGGATTATCCGGTGCAGGGAACGCTCTGGCGGGGTTATGGCACCGACAATGGCCTCGACGGCAAGACCTCCGGGATCTTCCTTGCCGCACAACCGGGAGCACAGGTGCTGGCACCGGCAGACGGCGAGATTGTCTTCGCCGGGGCCTTCCACAGTTATGACCAACTCGTGATCTTGAATGCCGGTGAAGGATATCTTGTGCTTTTGGCAGGGATGCACGAAATATCGGCCCAGCAAGGCCAAAGCGTTCGGGCTGGCGAACCTGTGGGAATCATGGGTGACAAGCCTGCAAAAATGCTATTGGCAGCGAACCTGACAACCGCGGCTGCTCCCGTGCTATATGTGGAGTTCCGCAAGCATAACGAGCCAGTTGATCCATCTCCCTGGTGGCGCGACGGCGGCAAAGAGGCGATGAGATGA
- the rlmH gene encoding 23S rRNA (pseudouridine(1915)-N(3))-methyltransferase RlmH: MKLMIAAIGHLKSGPEKALAAEYEQRIAVLGRKAGFTAVAVQDWSESRAQDVKLRQAEEAKALWSVVPDGSPVLVLDERGEALSSAEFARLLAAEARKGGKQLTLMIGGPDGHAAETRGKAVKTLSFGPMTWPHRLVRVMLLEQIYRAVTILVNHPYHRA; encoded by the coding sequence GTGAAGCTCATGATCGCCGCCATCGGGCACCTGAAGTCCGGGCCCGAGAAGGCGCTTGCGGCGGAGTATGAGCAGCGGATCGCCGTGCTGGGCCGCAAGGCGGGGTTCACCGCCGTTGCGGTTCAGGATTGGTCCGAGTCGCGGGCGCAGGACGTGAAGCTCCGCCAGGCGGAAGAGGCGAAGGCGCTGTGGTCGGTGGTTCCCGACGGGTCTCCCGTACTGGTGCTGGACGAGCGGGGCGAGGCGCTGAGCAGCGCCGAATTCGCCAGGTTGCTCGCCGCCGAGGCGCGCAAGGGCGGCAAACAACTGACGCTGATGATCGGCGGGCCCGACGGACATGCGGCGGAAACACGCGGGAAGGCTGTGAAAACACTGAGTTTCGGGCCGATGACCTGGCCGCACCGGCTGGTCCGGGTGATGCTGCTGGAGCAAATTTACCGGGCAGTCACCATTCTGGTTAATCATCCCTACCACCGCGCCTGA
- the rsfS gene encoding ribosome silencing factor has translation MRLQQGNITLKKPAKKSAAKAKKTAKTAAAKRATPARKTAKVAAKSKVKAPRKAVAAKTSKAPAKKTAKAKAAKKPAARKASAKAVAKKSVAKTSAAKKPATRKPVTRKPAAKKAAVKKTAARKLVATKVAPKKIAAKKIAPKKVAPKKAAAKKPVVRQAVSAPIAAPQWSPLVMEVLKQLDDSKAEQVITIDVSKKSSVADVMVVASGRSNRHVSAIADQVVERLEQMGKKNIRVEGMPQCDWVLVDAGDLMVHVFRPEVRSFYNLEKLWSEHAPQ, from the coding sequence TTGCGCCTTCAGCAAGGGAACATCACACTGAAAAAGCCAGCGAAGAAGAGCGCAGCCAAGGCGAAGAAGACCGCCAAGACGGCTGCGGCGAAACGGGCCACGCCCGCCCGCAAGACTGCAAAGGTTGCGGCCAAGTCCAAGGTGAAGGCGCCACGCAAGGCCGTGGCCGCCAAGACGTCCAAGGCTCCGGCCAAGAAGACGGCGAAAGCGAAGGCCGCGAAGAAACCGGCCGCCCGCAAGGCGTCGGCGAAGGCGGTTGCGAAAAAATCCGTGGCCAAGACTTCCGCCGCCAAGAAACCGGCCACCAGGAAACCAGTCACCCGGAAACCCGCCGCCAAGAAGGCCGCCGTGAAGAAGACGGCTGCCCGGAAGCTGGTGGCGACGAAGGTGGCGCCGAAGAAAATTGCCGCCAAGAAGATTGCACCGAAGAAGGTTGCACCGAAGAAGGCCGCGGCGAAGAAGCCCGTGGTACGGCAGGCGGTCAGTGCTCCGATTGCCGCGCCGCAGTGGTCGCCGCTGGTCATGGAGGTGCTGAAGCAGCTCGATGACAGCAAGGCCGAACAGGTGATCACCATCGACGTGTCGAAGAAATCGAGCGTCGCCGATGTGATGGTGGTGGCCTCGGGCCGTTCCAACCGCCATGTCAGCGCCATCGCCGACCAGGTGGTGGAGCGTCTGGAGCAGATGGGCAAGAAGAACATCCGCGTCGAGGGCATGCCGCAATGCGACTGGGTGCTGGTGGATGCCGGCGACCTGATGGTGCATGTGTTCCGTCCGGAAGTGCGCAGCTTCTACAACCTGGAAAAGCTGTGGTCGGAACACGCGCCCCAGTGA
- a CDS encoding nicotinate-nucleotide adenylyltransferase: protein MLRLPPFGAGQRIGLFGGSFNPAHRGHYMVALYALKRLQLDWVWWLVSPQNPLKDPSETDEYGKRLAYTRRIARHPRFIVTDLEQQIHTRYTAQTLEALKGAFARGHFVWIMGADSLANLHRWHHWTDIMESVPVAVLARPGYSIRALQSPAATRFASCRVPQDLAASLPLRKPPAFAFITMPLRKESSTAIRKRRKPA from the coding sequence ATGCTGCGGCTCCCGCCCTTCGGTGCCGGACAGCGGATCGGCCTTTTCGGGGGATCCTTCAATCCGGCGCATCGCGGTCACTACATGGTGGCGCTTTACGCCTTGAAGCGGCTGCAACTCGATTGGGTGTGGTGGCTGGTGTCGCCACAGAATCCGCTGAAGGACCCGTCGGAAACGGATGAGTACGGCAAGCGTCTCGCCTACACGCGGCGCATCGCACGCCATCCCCGCTTCATCGTCACCGATCTCGAGCAACAAATCCACACACGCTACACGGCACAGACGCTGGAGGCGCTGAAGGGGGCTTTCGCGCGCGGCCACTTCGTCTGGATCATGGGGGCGGACAGCCTTGCCAACCTGCACCGCTGGCATCACTGGACCGACATCATGGAGAGCGTACCCGTCGCCGTGCTCGCGCGGCCAGGCTATTCCATCCGGGCGCTGCAAAGCCCCGCCGCCACACGCTTTGCCTCTTGCCGCGTGCCGCAGGATCTTGCCGCCTCATTGCCGTTGCGGAAGCCCCCGGCCTTCGCCTTCATCACCATGCCGCTCCGCAAGGAGAGTTCAACGGCGATCCGCAAGCGGCGCAAGCCTGCTTGA
- a CDS encoding glutamate-5-semialdehyde dehydrogenase gives MPALGRKARAAAASLALAPAEQKNAALAAMAAALRRNANSILAANGRDMEQAARKDMKASFTDRLKLTPDRLEAMAGGLEKIAALPDPVGRVLARWTRPNGLEISRVSVPIGVIGIIYESRPNVTADAGGLCLKSGNAAILRGGSDGFESSRAIVACLAEGLAEAGLDPASIQMVPTADRAAVGEMLSGLGGTIDLIVPRGGKSLVARVQQDARVPVFSHLEGICHVYVDKDADLAMAREIVLNAKMRRTGVCGSAETILVDKAIAAKALSPIIRTLTDAGCEVRGDAEAQIADAAVKPATEEDWSTEYLDAIVSLRVVDGVNGAMAHIARYGSQHTDSIVTGNAATAETFLRTVDSAIVLHNASTQFADGGEFGFGAEIGIATGKLHARGPVGVDQLTTFKYQVRGHGQTRP, from the coding sequence ATGCCGGCACTTGGCCGCAAGGCGCGTGCCGCCGCCGCGTCACTTGCGCTTGCGCCGGCGGAGCAGAAGAATGCGGCGCTGGCGGCCATGGCCGCGGCGCTGCGGCGCAATGCCAACAGCATTCTCGCCGCCAATGGCAGGGACATGGAACAGGCCGCGCGCAAGGATATGAAGGCCTCATTCACAGACAGGCTGAAGCTCACGCCGGACCGTCTGGAGGCAATGGCCGGGGGACTTGAGAAGATCGCGGCGCTGCCTGATCCGGTGGGGCGCGTACTGGCGCGCTGGACAAGGCCCAACGGCCTCGAAATTTCGCGCGTGTCCGTGCCGATCGGTGTCATCGGAATCATCTACGAGAGCCGCCCCAATGTGACGGCTGACGCCGGTGGCCTCTGCCTCAAGTCGGGCAATGCGGCGATCCTGCGCGGTGGCTCCGACGGATTTGAATCATCGCGCGCCATCGTCGCCTGCCTGGCGGAAGGACTTGCCGAGGCGGGACTTGATCCGGCGTCCATCCAGATGGTGCCGACAGCCGACCGCGCTGCCGTGGGCGAGATGCTGAGCGGACTTGGCGGAACGATCGACCTCATCGTGCCGCGCGGCGGCAAGAGCCTCGTGGCGCGCGTGCAGCAAGATGCGCGCGTTCCGGTGTTCAGCCATCTCGAAGGCATCTGCCATGTCTATGTGGACAAGGATGCAGACCTCGCCATGGCACGGGAGATCGTGCTCAACGCCAAGATGCGGCGCACCGGCGTGTGCGGCTCAGCCGAAACCATTCTGGTGGACAAGGCGATTGCGGCGAAGGCCCTTTCGCCGATCATCCGTACACTGACGGATGCGGGTTGCGAGGTGCGTGGTGATGCGGAAGCCCAGATTGCCGATGCCGCGGTCAAGCCCGCAACGGAAGAGGACTGGTCGACCGAATATCTCGATGCCATCGTCTCGCTGCGGGTGGTGGACGGCGTGAATGGGGCGATGGCCCATATCGCGCGCTATGGTTCGCAACATACGGATTCGATTGTCACGGGCAATGCCGCCACCGCCGAGACTTTCCTGCGCACGGTGGATTCGGCCATTGTCCTGCACAACGCCTCCACACAGTTCGCCGACGGCGGCGAGTTCGGCTTCGGCGCGGAGATCGGCATCGCCACGGGCAAGCTGCATGCGCGGGGCCCAGTGGGTGTCGATCAGCTCACCACCTTCAAGTACCAGGTGCGTGGCCATGGGCAGACGCGGCCCTGA
- a CDS encoding glutamate 5-kinase, which produces MTSRLAKARRIVVKVGSALLVDDKTGTLKASWLTSLVDDIADLRVRGSDVILVSSGAIALGRRTLGLPKGKLDLPQKQAAAAVGQIALAQAWAEALRARNIVAAQVLVTLNDTEERRRYLNGRATLGTLLAQGAVPVINENDTVATTEIRYGDNDRLAARVASMMSADCLVLLSDIDGLYSAPPNQKGAVFIPEVRAITPEIEAMAGKPVSGVGSGGMITKIDAARIALGAGCNMVIASGHVEHPLRRIRDGERVTWFVAEATPLQSRKRWIAGTLQPTGRLTIDDGAKAALLKGKSLLPAGVKEILGSFSRGDTVSVAGADGQEIARGLVTYDSGDAQRIKGRKSSEIEKVLGISGRDEIIHRDDLVMMTGGGDGE; this is translated from the coding sequence ATGACGAGCCGGCTTGCAAAAGCCCGCCGCATTGTCGTGAAGGTTGGTTCCGCCCTGCTGGTGGATGACAAGACGGGCACATTGAAAGCCTCATGGCTCACGTCGCTGGTCGATGACATCGCCGATTTGCGCGTAAGGGGGTCCGACGTCATCCTCGTCTCTTCCGGCGCCATCGCGCTGGGGCGGCGCACGCTGGGCCTGCCCAAGGGCAAGCTCGATCTGCCGCAGAAGCAGGCCGCCGCCGCCGTGGGCCAGATCGCGCTGGCGCAGGCCTGGGCGGAAGCGCTCCGTGCACGGAATATCGTTGCGGCGCAGGTGCTGGTGACGCTCAATGACACCGAAGAGCGGCGGCGCTATCTCAACGGCCGCGCCACCCTGGGAACACTGCTGGCCCAGGGGGCTGTTCCCGTCATCAACGAAAACGATACGGTGGCAACAACGGAAATCCGCTACGGCGACAACGACCGGCTTGCCGCGCGCGTGGCCTCGATGATGTCGGCGGATTGCCTGGTGCTGCTCTCCGACATCGACGGGCTCTACTCCGCGCCGCCCAACCAGAAGGGGGCCGTATTCATCCCGGAAGTGCGTGCCATCACCCCCGAGATCGAGGCGATGGCAGGCAAGCCCGTGTCGGGTGTGGGTTCGGGCGGCATGATCACCAAGATCGACGCGGCCAGGATCGCGCTCGGAGCCGGCTGCAACATGGTGATCGCCTCCGGACATGTGGAGCATCCCCTGCGGCGCATCCGCGACGGGGAGCGGGTGACGTGGTTCGTGGCAGAGGCCACGCCGCTGCAATCGCGCAAGCGCTGGATCGCGGGCACGTTGCAGCCCACAGGACGGCTCACCATCGATGATGGCGCCAAGGCCGCCTTGCTCAAGGGCAAGAGCCTGCTGCCCGCAGGCGTCAAGGAAATCCTCGGCAGTTTCTCGCGCGGCGACACGGTGAGTGTCGCGGGCGCGGACGGGCAGGAGATCGCACGGGGGCTCGTCACCTACGACAGCGGCGATGCCCAACGCATCAAGGGCCGCAAATCTTCGGAGATCGAGAAGGTCCTGGGCATTTCAGGACGCGACGAAATCATCCATCGCGATGACCTTGTGATGATGACGGGAGGCGGCGATGGAGAGTGA
- the obgE gene encoding GTPase ObgE: MKFLDEAKIYVKAGDGGAGSVSFRREKFIEMGGPDGGDGGHGGDVWVEAAHDLNTLIDYRYQQHFKVKTAGHGMGRLRAGASSEDIILKVPVGTQVYDEDRETLVADLTHVGQRARIAKGGNGGFGNHYFKSSTNRSPRHANPGQIGEERWIWLRLKLIADAGIIGLPNAGKSTLLSVVSAARPKIADYPFTTLHPQLGVVRVDGNSFVLADIPGLIEGASEGAGLGTRFLGHIERCAVLLHLIDATGDDPVAAYKTVREELKAYSKELAKKPEVIVLNKADALTEKALEKVVTTFKAKLKKTPLTISAAGQLRIDPAMRALMAIISKAKAKLLTPDPDSIVTDEWRP; encoded by the coding sequence ATGAAATTCCTCGATGAAGCAAAAATCTATGTGAAGGCCGGTGACGGCGGTGCAGGCTCGGTGTCGTTCCGGCGCGAGAAGTTCATCGAGATGGGCGGGCCCGACGGCGGCGATGGCGGCCATGGCGGGGACGTGTGGGTGGAAGCCGCCCACGACCTCAACACGCTCATCGACTACCGCTACCAGCAGCACTTCAAGGTGAAGACGGCCGGGCACGGCATGGGCCGGCTGCGGGCCGGTGCTTCGTCGGAAGACATCATCCTCAAGGTTCCCGTTGGCACGCAGGTTTATGACGAAGACCGGGAAACGCTGGTCGCCGATCTCACGCACGTGGGGCAGCGGGCGCGCATCGCCAAGGGCGGCAACGGCGGGTTCGGCAACCACTATTTCAAGTCGTCCACCAACCGTTCACCGCGCCATGCCAATCCAGGCCAGATCGGTGAAGAGCGCTGGATCTGGCTCCGCCTCAAGCTCATTGCCGATGCGGGCATCATCGGCCTGCCCAATGCGGGCAAGTCAACCCTGCTCTCGGTCGTCTCGGCGGCGCGGCCGAAAATCGCCGACTATCCCTTCACCACGCTGCATCCGCAGCTTGGCGTTGTCCGCGTTGACGGCAACAGCTTCGTGCTTGCCGACATTCCCGGCCTCATCGAAGGCGCCAGCGAGGGTGCGGGCCTCGGCACGCGCTTCCTCGGCCACATCGAACGTTGTGCCGTCCTGCTGCACCTGATCGATGCCACGGGTGATGATCCGGTGGCCGCCTACAAGACGGTGCGTGAGGAACTCAAGGCCTACAGCAAGGAACTGGCGAAGAAGCCGGAAGTGATCGTGCTCAACAAGGCTGACGCGCTGACGGAGAAGGCGCTCGAGAAAGTCGTGACGACCTTCAAGGCGAAACTGAAAAAGACGCCGCTCACCATTTCCGCCGCCGGCCAATTGCGGATCGATCCGGCGATGCGGGCGCTGATGGCCATCATCAGCAAGGCCAAGGCGAAGCTGTTGACGCCAGACCCCGACTCCATTGTCACGGATGAGTGGCGGCCATGA